The stretch of DNA CGAAAATCAAGGATACTTTAGAGTATCAAGAAATTGAAAAAAGCCTAAAGGAGTTAGAATAATGGACTCAGAGATTACATAAAAACCAACTTGACAAAATGAAATAAAGGGCGATAATATGGGTATGAGAACGAAAACCAAGAAAAAACCAAAAGTTTTACAAATCCCCGAATATAAGAAAAAGAAGTCTGCAAAAGGTGGAATTAGTGCTTCTGAATTTAAAAAAGAAATTCCTTTATCAGGAAAGGAGATAAATAAATTACTTGGAAGCAAATGAGATCATTCTTGATAAAGATTCTTTTTTATTGTTAAAAAGCGGAAAACTGGATATATCAGAAGAAACAATTTCTTATTTGCCGATTGTTGAAGTTGCAGAGCTTTATTATAAAGCGGAAAAAAAAGACATTTCCGTTTTTAAAATAAAGGATTTTCTTAGTGGTATTGAGCCAATGCAAATTGGAGAAAAAACAGTAGTTATTTATTCAGGGATTCGTAATTTTTTTTCAAGGAAAGAAAAATCCGGAAATCCTCTATTGAGAGACAATCTTTATTATTTGTTATCCCTTGCCATCGAATATGGTTTTCCGTTATACGTTTCTAAGGAGAATTACAGCATTTTAAAACATTATTACCATGATGATTTAATCCTTTTAAAAGCAGACTAACCCACTAAACACCCACTCCCCTAATTTTTTTTTCGTCCTCTATAAAAAAAGTAGAATATTATTCTACTTTTCGCTTGACAGATTTTCCGCCATGGTCAAAATGATGTCCATGTCTCGGATTGGAACGATAAGCGTGGTTGACGATAGAACTACCCGAAATCTCTCACAAGGAGGTTTCGGAAACATGGCGATAACAAAAGTCAAAAGTTTACATGTTAAACTTGAAGATGATTTGTATAATGCAGTTCAAGAATACGCAAAGACAAACGAAATGGACGCTTCAAAAGTAAGTCGTTTAGCTTTAAAGAATTTTCTTGGACTTCAAAGATCGCCGGTGAATGTCAAAAAAGGCATAGTTAAAACGACATAATCGGCGGGTTTTATTGCCGAATAACGGGGGATATTTGTATAGTCTATCCAATCCTCGTTATTCGGGGTAAAATTCTTCTTCTGCAAATTTTGTCCGACTTCTTGATACGCTTTCTTTACTCTATCCATTTTCTCAAAAGTACCCCAAAGAATCACATTTCTGTATCTATTCAACAGTGCGTGCAAATATTTTTGTCTCGAAAAACCCGTCGTTCTTCTATTGAACTCGTCCATATATTTTGCCGGAACAAGCAAGCTCGGTTGTGTTTCTACATATTTTTGTGGGTTCATAAATTTCTCCTTAAAGTAAATTTTTCTGCTCTCATTTATAAGGTAAAAAAAGTTTGCTTTAGAAAAAAAATTTTATCGTTTTTTTAGAAATTTTTTTAACTTTTACAGAAAAAGTCCCAAATCTGCACTAAAAGCGTAATTTCTCGAAAACGATGGAGTTCCCACATTTTTGCACGAAAAGTGTAAAATCTGCACTAAAAGCGAAATTTCAAAAACTCTACTAAGGCTCAAAACCTCATCCTAAAAGATACACCTATTTGCAAAAATCCTACCTCATCTATTTCCGACCTCAGACTTCAAGCATCAGTCCTCCGAATTGGAGATCCCACATTTTTGCGTGAAAGGTGAACAATTGGTATAAAACATGCACTTTACTGAAAAGAGTGGAGATCCCACATTTTCACACGAAAAGTGCAAAAACTGCACTAAAAGCGAAATTTCAAAAACTCTACTAAAGCTCAAAACCTCATCCTAAAAAATAAAACCTATTTAGAAAAGATTCTACTTCCACTATTTCCAACCTCAGAATTCCGTTATCAGTCCTCTGAATTGAAGATCCCACATTTTTGCACGAAAAGTCCCAAATCTCAACAAAGAGTGTAACATTACAGACAATTCAACTAAAATATACTAGTTTTTTACTCGAAATTCTATTAGATAAATTTTTTCTGACCTTATGAAAGAATTAGATATTGTACCAATAGGTGAGCTACCGGATTCAGGAGTAGTTCCCAAAAAAATGCACGCTCAAGTGATTCGACCCGAAAGATTTGGAGAGCCTACAAAAGCATTTCAACACGAAGAAATTGAAGTCCCTGAAATAAAAGGTGACGAAGTATTGGTTGCGGTTATGGCTGCTGGAGTAAACTACAACAATGTATGGGCAGCTCTTGGATTTCCGGTGGATGTAATTGGTGCACGAAATAAAAAGGGAGAGTCCGAAAAGTTTCACATAGGCGGATCAGACGCTTCAGGAATCGTATGGAAAATAGGGAAAGACGTAAAAAACGTAAAAGTAGGAGATGAAGTTGTAATCCACTGTGGAGTTTGGGAAAAGGAAGACCCTTGGGTGAAGGCAGGAAACGACCCGATGTTTGCACCATCACAGTTAATCTGGGGTTATGAAACTAACTGGGGCTCATTTGCTCAATTTTGTAAAGTGCAAGACCACCAATGTCTCCCAAAACCAAAGCACCTTTCATGGGAGGAGTCTGCGGCTTATATGCTTGTGGCTGCAACTGCATACAGAATGCTCCACCACTGGAAACCAAATAATGTAAAGCCGGACGATGTAGTTTTAATCTGGGGAGGGGCTGGAGGGCTTGGAGCAATGGCGATTCAAATCGTAAAAGCTGCGGGTGGAGTTCCAATTGCAGTAGTAAGCTCTGACGATAAGATCGAATTTTGTAAGAAGTTAGGCGCAACCGGTGTGATAAACAGAAACAATTTCAAACACTGGGGAGCTTTAACTTCTGATATAAACAAGCCTGAGGCTTTTGCAGAGTGGACTAAAAAGGCGAGAGATTTCGGAAAAGCAATTTGGGATATTGCAGGAAAAGGAAAAAATCCAAGAATTGTATTTGAGCACCCGGGTGAGTCAACTCTTCCTACCTCTGTGTTTGTTTGTGAGACAGGTGGTATGGTTGTAATTTGTGCTGGAACAAGCGGGTTCAATGCTACTTGCGATTTAAGATATTTGTGGATGCGTCAAAAAAGACTACAAGGCTCTCATTTTGCAAACGACGATAACGCTCGCGAATTGAATGAGCTTGTAATTGCAAAAAAAGTAGATCCTGTACTTTCCAAGACTTATACATTTGAAGAAACAGCAACCGCACACCAATTGATGCGTGAAAATAAGCACCCTTCAGGAAATATGTCTATTTTAGTTGGCGCTAAAAATATAGGAATGGGAAAAAAGTAACTTTCAAAAAAAAAATATGCCGTAATAATTTACGGCATATCTCCAAGCCCACCGGCATTGACTACATCTATAAAACCGTTTGATTTTAATAGTTGAGTTGCCGATGCACTTCTTACACCTGATGCGCAATACAAAACTATTGGCTTACTTTTATCTCCTAATTCACCAAGTCTTGAAGACAAGGTATTTAAAGGGATGTTAATCGCTTTATTATAATGTCCATCTTGAAACTCATCTTTAGTTCTTACGTCGATGATTTTCGCCCCAGACTGAATTTTTTCAATTAGAATATTTTGTGACACTCTTCCTCTCCTTTTTAATAAAAACTGAATTCCAAAAATCACTACAATTGCAATGATAAACCATAAAGTGCTAATACTCATTCTTTCACCTCCTCAAATTCTCCTTCTGCTAAAATACTTAAAATTCCACCACTAACATTCCAGACATCTTTAAATCCATTTTGCAATAGAATCCTTGTAGCCAAATGTCCTCTAAAACCAACCCTGCAATACACGAATAATTTTTTATTTTTCGGGATTTCAGAAATCCGAAATCTTAGCTCATCCACAGGAATATTCAGGCTATTCAGAATATGTCCTTTAGAATATTCACCTAAGTTTCTAACATCGAGTAACACAGAATTATTTTCCGAAAATTGATTTTTCAACTCCCTTGAAGTCACAGTTGGACTAAACCCTGATCTTGAATTTTCTGCTATGAATGCGATCATATTTACAGGGTCGTTTGCACTAGAATAGGGTGGAGAATACGCTAAGTCCAATTCCGACAAATCTTCCAAGGTCATCTTCCCGTGGATTGCAACAGAAATAACATCAATCCTTTTCTCTACCCCACTTTTTCCGAAACCTTGTGCACCCAGAACCCTTGAATTTTTCTTATCGTAAACCAATTTCAATGTAATCTCTTCAGACCCTGGGTAGTAAGAAGCGTGGTTATTTTTGTGAATGATTGCTACCCCTACTTCAAATCCTGCATCCACTGCAGCTTTTTCAGAAAGCCCTGTAGATGCAAGAGTAGAATCAAAAATCTTCACCACACTTGTGCCTATGGAACCACGGTAAGGAATTTTTCCACCGAGCACATTTGTTCCAACGATTCTACCTTGTCTATTGGCAGGTCCTGCAAGAGGAACTCTAACCTTTTTCCCTGAAACTTTATGAAGTATTTCTACCATATCCCCCGCTGCAAAAATATTTGGATCAGAGGTTTGTAAATATTCGTTCACTAAAAGCCCGCCGGATTTTCCGATTTCTAACCCACAACTTTTTGCGAGATTCAATTCAGGTCTAACTCCAACAGAAAATAAAACAATCCCGGCAGGAATCTTTCGACCATCGCTTAGAATTACTTCTTTAGTGGACGACTCGATAGATTTGACTCCAAGTCCTGCTATCACTTTCACCCCGGACGATTCTAATTTTTTCTGAGCGTAATACCCAAACTCCTTATCCATAGTTGCCATAACTTGATTAGAAAGCTCTACTATTGTAGTGTCGAGTTTTCTTAGATGAAATGCTTCACCCATTTCAATACCGATAAACCCTCCTCCTACAACTACAGCGCTCACTGGCTTTTCTTTGTTTATAAAATCATGGATTCGATCCATATCGGGAACATTCCACAATTTGAATACGTTAGGCGAATTTGATCCGGGTAGTTCAGGAATGACTGGGTTTCCCCCTTGCGCTAAAATACACTTATCGTATTCTAACCATTTTTCACCATCAGAATTTTGTATCTTAATCTTCTTATTTTCTCGATTGATTTCTACAGCTTCTGTTTCTATGAAAACTTGGATTTTATAGCGTCCCCAAAACCCATCAGGAGTCTGAAGTAGCAACTGAGATCTTTTTTGAATCTCTCCAGAAATAAAATAAGGGAGACCGCAATTCGCATAAGACACATAAGGTCCCTTTTCGATAATAGTAATCTCACAAGCCTCGGAAATTCTGCGAATTCTGGCTGCTGCTGTAGCCCCACCGGCAACCCCGCCTACAATAATAATTTTTTCCATAATATTTCTCTATATCCAATTTTTTTTCACTGCAAAATTTTGTCCAGAACAATATACCCCTATGGGTATAGGGGTTACTCAAATTTTTCCTTTATAAGAATAGATAAAACCAGGAGATTTTTTTAAAAAATTTGATTAGAGGAATTTGTTTATGTTCGTGTAAATTGCGGCTTGACTATTTTTTTTAATCGATCTATTTACAAATAACTTTTTGCTGTAGTGAACTCTCTGAATTTACTTTGAAGTCAAAAAATGGCTTAATTTCTTTTCTGTATCATGAAACCCGAGTGCAACATCAATCGAGGTTTTTAGAACAGGCAGCCCTGATCCTTTTGTAACATAACCATATCTGGAAATATCTCTTGCCTTCTCAACAATTTCTTTTTCGTTATGGGAAGAAAAAAATAAAATTGGAACATCTTTTGACTTTTGAATTCTTTTTGCTGTTTCCAATCCATTCATCCCTTCTCCGAGATCAATGTCCATAATCACTAGATCGATTTCAGATTTCTCTGCAAATTGAATAGCTTCTTCACCATTGGAGGCGTGTGTGCTTAAAAAACCAAAACTTTCTAAAGCCTGTAAATGCACCATAGACACCATTTCGTTGTCTTCAACTAATAGAATTTTCTTCTGCAGGTGGGTCATCTATATTTTTGGCTCTAAAAGGTTTAGAAAAATTTCTAACTCCACTCTTGCAAATGAAAAGTATTTGTGCAACCTATTTTTACAAAATTTTCCAAGAAAAATTCGTTATTACCTGAGTATCGGATCGAAAAATCCATGTATTAAAGAATAAAATACTTTTTCTAATTTTTGATAGATATTTTCAAAGAATTGTGGTTTATGGCAGTATGAAAAGATTATTTTACATCGTAAATATTTTTCTATTTATTCATTGCGGTATAAGACCAAGACTCTTAGAAAAACCAGTCATCGAAATTCAAGGACATCAGGGAGCCAGAGCCAAGTTTCCGGGGAACACTCTACCTTCTTTTGAATACGCTCTTTCTAAAAATATTGACGTATTGGAATTGGACGTTGTTGTGAGTAAAGATAAAAAGTTAGTAGTGAGCCATGATCTTTTTTTAGAAAAAGAAGACTGCTTATCTCCTGAAGGAAGATTACTAAACGAGGGTATTCCCATAATAACCCTAAATTATGACGAAATAAAAAAATACGACTGTGGTAGTATAACTCAAAAAAGATTCCCAAATCAAAAATCAATTCCCAAAACTTCAAGGCCACTGCTTACGGACGTTATTCACTTAGTAAAAAAATCAGGGAAAGACAAAGTAAAACTCAATATTGAAACCAAGATTTCTCCCGGCTTAGAAAAATGGACTGTTTCCCCTTTAGAATTCAGTGAGCTACTCATAAACGTACTAAAAGGGGAAAACTTTTTAGACCGAGTTTATTTTCAGTCCTTTGACTACAGGACCCTGACTATAATCAAAAGACTCTATCCAAAAGCAAAACTTGTCGCTCTTTTTGAAGGGAACTTAGTTGATTACGCGCAGACTGCAATCGGGATAGAGGCAGATACGATTTCACCAAACTACCAATGGATTACAAAAGAGCATGTCCAAAAAATTCGATCTATGGGGATCAGAGTAATCCCTTGGACTGTAAATTCTAAAGAAGAAATACAACGCATGATCGATATGAATGTGGATGGAATTATTTCTGATGATCCGGATTTAGTTATCAGCATTTTAAACCGTGGATAAATTTCTCTGAAGACCATAGGAAAGTATTTTTTAAATGGAAAGACAAAACTTTCCTTTCAAAAAAAACACCCTTGGATATTCAATCGTCAAATCAAAAACAAAAAAGAATTTCGAAACGGCAGGTTGGTTGAAATTGTATCCGACGACTCGCCAAAAACTTCCGGTATAGGGATTTATTCCTCTAATGGCTTAATTGCAATTCGAATAATCTATTTTGGAGAAAATTTTTCTCTTCAAGAAGTGCACGGTATGGTATTCACCGCTATAAAAAAAAGACTTCCTCTTTTAGAATACACGGATAGCCTCAGGTGGATTCATGGGGAAAATGACGGATTTCCAGGAATCACGATAGATATGCATGGAAATTCCCTAATTGTTATGGTGTATTCTGACTCACTTTCGGTATATTCAAGATACGTTAGCCGCGTTTTAAATTACTATTTAGAAAAAAAATTTTCTGTAAAAGCAAAAAATATTCTACTTAAAATTCCTCGCAGGATCGGCAAGGAAAACCTCCCTCACTCCAAAGAAAATCTTAAATTACTGAAAGGCACTCTCCAAAATAATACACTTCTCCATTACAGAAATTTAGAGTATAATATAAACCTGCAATCTCAAAAAGGTGGTACTTACGATGATCTCCGTAACCTGAGAGATTTTATTATAACAAATCAAAAACTATTTCAAGGCAAAAAAGTTTTGAACCTATTTTCGAACAACGGTTTGACTTCCGTAGTTATAGAAAGAACTGGGGCGAAGTCTATTTATTCTTTAGAAGATAGTGAGACCTCTATTCAAACTCATCTAAAAAATCTTACAGATTCTACCAGAAAAAAACACATAGTAAAGAAATTAGATTTATTTAAAAATTTATCAAAATACTTAGAAGAGCTAAATGAGTTTTTTGACGTGATTCTAATAGACCCACCAAGTCTAACTTCTAATGCAAAAGATGTTACAAAAGCAAAATTGATTTATTCTCGTTTCATCGAAGACAGCCTGCCCTTTCTATCCGAGAAAGGAACTCTCATTTTATGCTCTTGCTCCAATAGGATCCATAAAAATGAATTTGAAAGGATTTGTAAAGACAGTCTATCTAAATCCAAGAAAAAATATAAAAAACCGATTCGGTTAAGAAATGAAGCAGACCACCCTGTTCTATATTCTTTTCCTGAAGGGGATTATCTAAAGGTACATATTTATACAGAGGTAACTTCTATTTTAAAATAATTTGCACGGTACAAATTTTTAAAATGAATTAAAATATATAGTTTCAGGAAAATGACTTTTTAAAAAATTGAGCAAGTGGCTTTGCTGTATTTATAAAATGGCGTACCTGCAAAAAGTCGTTTTTTGAAAAAGCAATTGTTCAAAAAGCCAATAAAAGTGTCATTTTCTAGCGTTGTAAAAAGCCCTGAAAGGGGTTTTTGCAATAGCGTCATAAAATCCAAGTTAAATTTTTTGGAAATACTCTAATTTTTCATTCCTATAAAAAAACCAAAGCAGTAAAAATTATTTCTTTTATAAATGATAAATTCCAAAAACATGGAATTAAGAATGGTCTATCAAAAAAAACCATTACAAAACTTATAAAAAGGAAAAATTATGAACGATAGATTGAAAAATTTTAGTAAAACAATTTTAGTTTTATTATTTGGAATATCATTTCTTTTAGCTTGGAATTGCGGAGAACAAAACTCAGAAAAGTCGGACACAAACTCCAACCAAGAAAAATCAGCAGAAGCTCCAAAAGCTGGAGTCGAAAAAACCAAAGAAGAAAAAATTGCATCAGGAAAAAAGATTTATTCTGAAATTTGTGTTGCTTGCCACTTAGGAGAAGGACAAGGCTCTCCCGGTTCATTTCCACCCCTCGCAAAAAGCGACTTTTTAAACAAAGATAAAAAAAGGGCAATCCACACGGTTGTAAAAGGGATCAGTGGTCCGATTACCGTAAACGGAAAAAAATACGACAACGTCATGCCTCCTCAAACTCTTGGAGATGAAGATGTAGCAGATGTACTAACTTATGTTTATAACAGTTGGGGAAACGCAGGTCATGTAATCCATGCGGACGAGGTAAAACCAGAGAGATAAGCCTTGAATTCACACTTTTTGAAAAAGATAATTTTTTTTCAGTCTCACCTGTTTATCTTTTTTTTAACTGTTCAGGCAGTTTTTTCAAATCCTAATTTTGAAAATATGGTTTTAGTAGAAGGAGGGAATTTTTTTCCTCCTTTTGCAAACCAAAAAATAAAAGCAAAAGTACAATCCTTTTTCTTAGACACCTACCCTGTTACCAATAAAGATTATCAGAAATTCTTAAAGGAAAATCCATCATGGCAAAAAGAAAATATTTTACCGATCTATGCAGACTCAAACTATTTAGCTAAATTAAAAGACTGTGGAATATTTTC from Leptospiraceae bacterium encodes:
- a CDS encoding DUF1564 family protein; the protein is MNPQKYVETQPSLLVPAKYMDEFNRRTTGFSRQKYLHALLNRYRNVILWGTFEKMDRVKKAYQEVGQNLQKKNFTPNNEDWIDYTNIPRYSAIKPADYVVLTMPFLTFTGDL
- the ccrA gene encoding crotonyl-CoA carboxylase/reductase, with the translated sequence MKELDIVPIGELPDSGVVPKKMHAQVIRPERFGEPTKAFQHEEIEVPEIKGDEVLVAVMAAGVNYNNVWAALGFPVDVIGARNKKGESEKFHIGGSDASGIVWKIGKDVKNVKVGDEVVIHCGVWEKEDPWVKAGNDPMFAPSQLIWGYETNWGSFAQFCKVQDHQCLPKPKHLSWEESAAYMLVAATAYRMLHHWKPNNVKPDDVVLIWGGAGGLGAMAIQIVKAAGGVPIAVVSSDDKIEFCKKLGATGVINRNNFKHWGALTSDINKPEAFAEWTKKARDFGKAIWDIAGKGKNPRIVFEHPGESTLPTSVFVCETGGMVVICAGTSGFNATCDLRYLWMRQKRLQGSHFANDDNARELNELVIAKKVDPVLSKTYTFEETATAHQLMRENKHPSGNMSILVGAKNIGMGKK
- a CDS encoding rhodanese-like domain-containing protein, producing the protein MSISTLWFIIAIVVIFGIQFLLKRRGRVSQNILIEKIQSGAKIIDVRTKDEFQDGHYNKAINIPLNTLSSRLGELGDKSKPIVLYCASGVRSASATQLLKSNGFIDVVNAGGLGDMP
- a CDS encoding FAD-dependent oxidoreductase, whose protein sequence is MEKIIIVGGVAGGATAAARIRRISEACEITIIEKGPYVSYANCGLPYFISGEIQKRSQLLLQTPDGFWGRYKIQVFIETEAVEINRENKKIKIQNSDGEKWLEYDKCILAQGGNPVIPELPGSNSPNVFKLWNVPDMDRIHDFINKEKPVSAVVVGGGFIGIEMGEAFHLRKLDTTIVELSNQVMATMDKEFGYYAQKKLESSGVKVIAGLGVKSIESSTKEVILSDGRKIPAGIVLFSVGVRPELNLAKSCGLEIGKSGGLLVNEYLQTSDPNIFAAGDMVEILHKVSGKKVRVPLAGPANRQGRIVGTNVLGGKIPYRGSIGTSVVKIFDSTLASTGLSEKAAVDAGFEVGVAIIHKNNHASYYPGSEEITLKLVYDKKNSRVLGAQGFGKSGVEKRIDVISVAIHGKMTLEDLSELDLAYSPPYSSANDPVNMIAFIAENSRSGFSPTVTSRELKNQFSENNSVLLDVRNLGEYSKGHILNSLNIPVDELRFRISEIPKNKKLFVYCRVGFRGHLATRILLQNGFKDVWNVSGGILSILAEGEFEEVKE
- a CDS encoding response regulator codes for the protein MTHLQKKILLVEDNEMVSMVHLQALESFGFLSTHASNGEEAIQFAEKSEIDLVIMDIDLGEGMNGLETAKRIQKSKDVPILFFSSHNEKEIVEKARDISRYGYVTKGSGLPVLKTSIDVALGFHDTEKKLSHFLTSK
- a CDS encoding glycerophosphodiester phosphodiesterase, with translation MKRLFYIVNIFLFIHCGIRPRLLEKPVIEIQGHQGARAKFPGNTLPSFEYALSKNIDVLELDVVVSKDKKLVVSHDLFLEKEDCLSPEGRLLNEGIPIITLNYDEIKKYDCGSITQKRFPNQKSIPKTSRPLLTDVIHLVKKSGKDKVKLNIETKISPGLEKWTVSPLEFSELLINVLKGENFLDRVYFQSFDYRTLTIIKRLYPKAKLVALFEGNLVDYAQTAIGIEADTISPNYQWITKEHVQKIRSMGIRVIPWTVNSKEEIQRMIDMNVDGIISDDPDLVISILNRG
- a CDS encoding cytochrome c translates to MNDRLKNFSKTILVLLFGISFLLAWNCGEQNSEKSDTNSNQEKSAEAPKAGVEKTKEEKIASGKKIYSEICVACHLGEGQGSPGSFPPLAKSDFLNKDKKRAIHTVVKGISGPITVNGKKYDNVMPPQTLGDEDVADVLTYVYNSWGNAGHVIHADEVKPER